Part of the Zingiber officinale cultivar Zhangliang chromosome 6A, Zo_v1.1, whole genome shotgun sequence genome, TTACAGGCAGGATCGAATTAATCGTCCGTGGCCGTCTATCTGGTTAAGGTTGGAAACGTTTGGAAACGTCTGTGGGCTCTACGGTGGGGCCCGCTGAGTGTGAACACGCGAGACAAAGAGATAGGGATATAAAATGCAAGATTTCTTGTGTTGGTTGACGCAGGATACAGTGACGTTGATAAACTTGGACGCTTCGATCAGAGAGACACTCCGCGTGGACGAAAACTGTGTGCCCCTTTTCTTTTAAGATGCGGAATCAGTCTTTAGAGCGGATCAAAGAGCAGCTCGTCTCCTGTGTAAGGGCCTCCATCGTGATTAGAATCAACTGAGAACTCTTTCGTTGATATCTACAttacatcaaaaattaaaaatctcataTTTTTCtttactataaaaaaaaatttctcaataatttttgtaTGGACCCTacatttttcattatatatattttattatctcttctttatatttatattttatataattaaattttaataaaatttaaattcataactTATTAAGATAACATAActatcataattaaaaaaattacataaatattagaATACATACAtcacaattaataaattatttttccaCTGATTATAATTATAGCGTGTTAAGATATACTCAACTAAGTCGGTTCGAAGTTGATGATATAGTTGATTATTATGTATCTCGTAATTTCTGCAGATGTATGCTTGGAATTCTTGAGTGGAGCCTTGAAATATTTGTGATTGAAGATCTCCTTTATCGTCCGACCAATTGATTACTGCATCTCCCTCATTCTCAATAATCATGTTGTGTAAAATAACATAGAtatacatgatgtccttcaaattATCCTTGTACCAAAATCGTCTTGGACCTCTTATCATTGCCCATTGTGATTGGAGCACCCCAAATGCCCTCTCGACATCCTTTCTCGCGGCCTCCTGTCgttccttaaatatttttctcttgagATCCTGGGGACATGGAACACTCTTGACGAAAGTAGCCCATTCTGGATAGATCCCATCGGTCAGATAGTATCCTTTTATATATTGTGTATTATTAATCGTAAAATTAACTTCGGGGTGCATTCCCTTGTAAGACATCGTTGAATAACGGCGATTCGTTAAGCATATTGATATCATTACGTGACCCTGCAATTCCAAAAAAGACATGGCATATCCACAAGTCCGAAGATGCAACGGCTTCGAGCACAATTGTTGGGATGCCATGATCTCCTCGAGTAAACTGGCCTTTCCAAGCGACGGGACAATTTTTCCATTGCCAATGCATACAATCAAGACTGCCCAACATGCCAGGGAAATCATATCTC contains:
- the LOC121995357 gene encoding uncharacterized protein LOC121995357 translates to MVSGMSATTEAWRRRKGRRRQMANGNSEASLAVLAASPTDEAAAGAVWRRKKKVDATGKKGLSPLQKCTAVTRQLAYGVPTDHYDEYLRIAETTAIQCLFSFCRCVIEVFGAQYLRRPNAADIQHLLKMHEQRYDFPGMLGSLDCMHWQWKNCPVAWKGQFTRGDHGIPTIVLEAVASSDLWICHVFFGIAGSRYYLTDGIYPEWATFVKSVPCPQDLKRKIFKERQEAARKDVERAFGVLQSQWAMIRGPRRFWYKDNLKDIMYIYVILHNMIIENEGDAISTKEFSVDSNHDGGPYTGDELLFDPL